A region of Geotoga petraea DNA encodes the following proteins:
- a CDS encoding heavy metal translocating P-type ATPase has product MNTRWYKHPRTILLIIAATVTAFTLIAEIGFGLPEMWAIILYSIAIVVGGIYPARSAWVELRNGSPSINTLHIAAVIGAIYLGLWGEAAGLVVIFSLGELMESYASDKARNAIRALVELAPSEATVIRNGRQMRILTEQVEIRDIVLVRPGEKIPVDGVVTKGSTTVDQASITGESIPVSKQLGDEVFASTLNERGALEIEVTKLAQDTTLAQIIKLVEGAQMKKGKGQRFSEKFGAIYTPAMFVLAIIVAIVPPLFFGQPFDEWLYRALVVLVVSCSCGLVLSVPVAVVTGIGTAARSGVMVKGGIYIESAGSTQVVAFDKTGTLTVGKPSVTDLVTVSDLSNKQLLEIAGALEKQSEHPLADAIMEETLNKKITIPDVEEFDSLTGRGAKGKINGNNYYIGNPRLFNELKVNINKDHVMQIEKLQGQGKTVMLLGTANEVLGMIAVADRPKENAKQAIQSLKEAGVKKVVMLTGDNRLTGEAIGKELGVDEVRAELLPEDKINAVKELQKQYGQVAMVGDGVNDAPALAQADVGIAMGVQGTDVALETADIALMQDNLDQLVYTLKLSKKTVSKIDQNIAISLAIVAFLVVTALIGVMPLTLGLIINEGSALIIIANAMFLRRYQWKKEGIRTKNNASDIPLTNVE; this is encoded by the coding sequence ATGAATACAAGGTGGTATAAACACCCAAGGACAATACTGTTGATTATTGCCGCAACCGTCACAGCATTTACACTGATTGCAGAAATTGGATTCGGTCTACCTGAAATGTGGGCGATTATTTTATATAGTATTGCAATTGTTGTTGGAGGGATCTATCCAGCAAGAAGTGCATGGGTTGAATTAAGAAATGGAAGTCCCTCCATTAATACATTGCATATTGCGGCAGTAATTGGAGCTATTTATCTAGGATTATGGGGAGAAGCTGCGGGGCTTGTCGTTATTTTCTCTTTAGGTGAATTAATGGAATCATACGCATCAGATAAAGCCAGAAATGCAATTAGAGCATTAGTTGAATTAGCCCCTAGTGAAGCAACAGTCATTCGAAATGGTCGTCAAATGCGTATATTGACAGAACAAGTGGAAATCAGAGATATCGTTCTGGTACGTCCCGGAGAAAAAATACCAGTTGATGGTGTAGTCACTAAAGGTTCAACTACAGTTGATCAAGCTTCCATTACTGGAGAGTCAATACCTGTATCAAAACAATTAGGAGATGAGGTATTTGCTTCAACATTAAATGAACGTGGTGCATTGGAAATAGAAGTGACTAAACTTGCTCAAGATACAACCCTAGCCCAAATTATTAAATTAGTAGAGGGCGCACAAATGAAAAAAGGGAAAGGACAGCGGTTCAGTGAGAAATTTGGTGCCATTTACACGCCAGCCATGTTTGTATTAGCGATCATTGTGGCTATTGTACCTCCCCTTTTCTTTGGTCAACCTTTTGATGAATGGTTATATAGAGCTTTAGTGGTACTAGTCGTTTCTTGTTCTTGTGGATTAGTACTGTCTGTGCCAGTCGCAGTCGTTACTGGCATTGGAACGGCAGCTCGAAGTGGAGTAATGGTTAAAGGCGGTATTTATATAGAATCAGCTGGTAGTACTCAAGTTGTGGCATTTGATAAAACAGGAACCTTGACAGTTGGAAAGCCTTCGGTCACGGATCTTGTAACGGTATCAGACCTTTCAAATAAGCAATTATTGGAGATTGCTGGTGCGCTTGAAAAACAATCCGAACATCCTTTAGCTGATGCGATTATGGAAGAAACATTAAACAAAAAGATTACAATTCCAGATGTAGAAGAATTCGATTCACTTACAGGTCGTGGGGCAAAAGGTAAGATTAACGGAAATAATTACTACATTGGAAATCCACGCTTGTTTAACGAATTAAAAGTAAACATAAATAAAGACCACGTCATGCAAATTGAAAAGCTGCAAGGACAAGGGAAAACTGTCATGCTCTTAGGAACTGCCAATGAAGTACTTGGGATGATTGCAGTAGCTGATAGACCCAAAGAAAATGCAAAACAAGCTATTCAAAGTTTGAAAGAAGCTGGTGTGAAAAAGGTTGTTATGCTAACAGGTGATAATAGACTAACAGGTGAAGCAATTGGTAAAGAACTTGGCGTTGATGAAGTAAGAGCAGAACTCCTTCCAGAAGATAAGATTAACGCAGTGAAAGAATTGCAAAAACAGTATGGGCAGGTAGCGATGGTAGGAGATGGTGTAAATGATGCACCAGCACTGGCTCAGGCTGATGTAGGTATTGCAATGGGAGTTCAAGGAACAGACGTTGCACTAGAGACAGCAGATATTGCTTTAATGCAGGATAATTTAGATCAACTAGTATATACACTAAAATTAAGTAAAAAGACAGTTTCTAAAATAGACCAAAATATTGCTATTTCGTTAGCGATAGTTGCGTTCCTTGTTGTGACTGCCTTGATCGGAGTCATGCCTCTTACATTAGGTTTAATTATAAATGAAGGAAGTGCCTTGATTATCATTGCAAACGCAATGTTCCTTCGTAGATATCAATGGAAAAAAGAAGGTATAAGAACTAAAAACAATGCAAGTGATATTCCATTGACTAATGTAGAATAA
- a CDS encoding radical SAM/SPASM domain-containing protein, whose protein sequence is MYIYLKNINKIHFYGKFLYINKANSWLKLNELKSLIFIEILKGNNNFDDLIDKVSKNNFNINYFTFSKIVIDEMKEILEISFKKNKRKKLIYSGIKNKYFPYNIQISLTNKCLHNCLHCYKYSNSIKNKKIDINKLFSFFNYIKNKTPEIEFSGGEPFLYEELDEIINNYYNDFYFSIITSGNWKNNPSPKLVEKFDNIKLTLYGYSKKTHNYFVGNKNSFKKVIKNIQYIQRYNKNLTIQTQVKSNDIEEIENFIKLSIKIGIKNIVFGEVLMIGRAKSNKDNFNNYDFNLIRNNLFSLREKYKGIINISYIDSPKNLSKKNFFNCKAGTLSWSVLETGDITPCTLLIDEIFYLGNIYLEDYKKLINLGFEKYNNIYINNFEKIKNKYKKKGENINNICGSILKK, encoded by the coding sequence ATGTATATCTATCTAAAAAATATAAATAAAATTCATTTTTATGGTAAATTCTTGTATATAAACAAAGCAAATAGTTGGTTAAAGCTTAATGAATTAAAGTCATTAATTTTTATCGAAATTTTAAAAGGGAATAATAATTTTGATGATCTTATAGATAAAGTATCTAAAAATAATTTTAACATTAATTATTTTACTTTTTCAAAAATTGTAATTGATGAAATGAAAGAAATATTAGAAATTTCTTTTAAAAAAAATAAAAGGAAAAAACTTATATATTCTGGTATAAAAAATAAATATTTTCCTTATAATATACAAATTTCATTAACAAATAAATGTTTACATAATTGTTTACATTGCTATAAATATTCTAATAGTATAAAAAATAAAAAGATAGATATTAATAAATTATTTTCTTTTTTTAATTATATCAAAAATAAAACTCCTGAAATCGAATTTTCTGGAGGAGAACCTTTTTTGTATGAAGAATTAGATGAAATAATTAATAATTATTATAATGACTTTTATTTTTCTATAATAACATCAGGAAATTGGAAAAATAACCCAAGTCCAAAATTGGTCGAAAAATTTGATAATATAAAATTAACATTATATGGTTATTCTAAAAAAACTCATAATTATTTTGTTGGAAATAAAAATTCTTTTAAAAAAGTTATAAAAAATATACAATATATTCAAAGATATAATAAAAATCTTACAATACAAACTCAAGTAAAGAGCAATGATATTGAAGAAATAGAGAATTTTATTAAATTGTCTATAAAGATTGGCATAAAAAATATAGTTTTTGGTGAAGTTTTAATGATAGGCAGGGCAAAAAGCAATAAAGATAACTTTAATAATTATGATTTTAATTTAATTAGAAATAATTTATTCTCTTTAAGAGAAAAATATAAAGGAATAATAAACATTTCATATATTGATAGTCCTAAAAATTTGAGTAAAAAAAATTTTTTTAATTGCAAAGCAGGTACTTTGAGTTGGTCAGTTCTTGAAACTGGTGATATTACTCCCTGTACTCTTTTAATAGATGAAATATTTTATTTAGGAAATATTTATTTAGAGGATTATAAAAAATTAATTAATTTAGGATTTGAAAAATACAACAACATTTATATCAATAACTTTGAAAAAATTAAAAATAAATATAAAAAAAAAGGAGAAAATATAAATAATATTTGTGGAAGTATTTTAAAAAAATAA
- a CDS encoding TetR/AcrR family transcriptional regulator codes for MKTKDLIIEEFIKSFGENGFEGTSVDYLAKQVGIKKGSIYTHYSGKNEIFTIACEKILDKCIVAIKQLLEVERDKPLDEQLFILLKTVCLESDFLTADEIAFSKRVAILSSSELLSLVDKLLAKYDNFIDDTVSRIFIDCAKQKMLAEEEITSAISVYRMLLENLYIDSLANQNCNEKLNHLWRYFWKGVCS; via the coding sequence ATGAAAACAAAAGATTTAATTATTGAAGAATTTATAAAATCCTTTGGTGAAAATGGATTTGAAGGAACTTCTGTTGACTATCTAGCAAAGCAAGTTGGCATAAAGAAAGGTTCTATTTATACCCACTATAGTGGAAAAAATGAAATATTTACTATTGCCTGTGAAAAAATACTAGATAAATGTATCGTTGCTATAAAACAATTGCTTGAAGTAGAGAGGGATAAACCATTAGATGAACAACTTTTTATTTTGCTTAAAACTGTCTGTCTAGAAAGTGATTTTTTAACCGCTGATGAGATAGCTTTCAGCAAGCGCGTTGCAATTTTATCTAGCAGTGAATTGTTGTCGCTTGTAGATAAATTATTAGCAAAATATGATAATTTTATTGACGACACAGTATCACGAATTTTTATTGATTGTGCTAAACAAAAAATGTTGGCAGAAGAAGAGATAACGTCTGCCATAAGTGTATATCGTATGTTGTTGGAAAACTTATATATTGATTCATTAGCAAATCAAAATTGTAATGAAAAATTGAATCATTTATGGAGATATTTTTGGAAAGGTGTTTGCAGTTAA
- a CDS encoding small multi-drug export protein, translated as MEIIKYIGAAFSTWFIGFFPYFEIYIAIPAGFAAGLNWFDAFLWASLGNWMVIPFVDICYEWLMKFNFMKKIMEKSLNGKWENRIEKHGAWVILLLTPLAGVWTIGVIAKALKFNRAKLWIYSATSVGITGLIITILIINGITLNNS; from the coding sequence TTGGAAATTATTAAGTATATTGGAGCAGCATTTTCAACTTGGTTCATAGGTTTTTTTCCTTATTTTGAAATTTATATTGCAATACCTGCAGGTTTTGCAGCCGGGCTAAATTGGTTTGACGCTTTTTTATGGGCTTCACTAGGAAATTGGATGGTTATTCCGTTTGTGGATATATGCTATGAATGGTTAATGAAATTTAATTTCATGAAAAAAATCATGGAAAAAAGTCTAAATGGAAAATGGGAGAATCGCATAGAAAAGCATGGTGCATGGGTTATACTTTTGTTAACTCCTTTAGCAGGTGTTTGGACAATAGGTGTTATTGCTAAAGCACTAAAGTTTAATCGAGCAAAACTTTGGATATATAGTGCAACTAGTGTTGGGATTACTGGATTAATTATTACGATATTAATTATAAATGGAATTACCCTGAATAATTCATAG
- a CDS encoding helix-turn-helix domain-containing protein, producing MNRKVYSADVLEKYILMFIKDGINYPTLVKEYGLSIHNTIFYQYVNKYRKYGLEALKPRKLNNIYSEEFKQKVVNAYLNDEGSLRDLTLRFNVPAVSTVSYWIMKYTEGKSSKSYSTKPEVYTMKMRKTTTSERIEIVKDCLSNNLSYVQTAKKYQVSYNNVYSWVQKYKKHGSEGLIDGRGRRKPSTIQTETEQLRTEIAALKAKNEYLKTENAVLKKLEEIERGSILKEHDMKRNFKPSPASKKKDSK from the coding sequence ATGAATAGAAAAGTATATTCTGCAGATGTGTTAGAAAAATATATTCTGATGTTCATCAAAGATGGTATAAATTATCCAACTTTGGTAAAAGAGTATGGGTTATCGATACATAATACAATATTCTATCAATATGTTAATAAATATCGAAAGTATGGTTTAGAGGCCTTGAAACCTAGAAAATTAAATAATATATATTCTGAAGAATTTAAACAAAAGGTAGTTAATGCTTATTTAAATGATGAGGGATCTCTTCGAGATCTAACACTAAGATTCAATGTTCCTGCTGTATCAACTGTAAGTTATTGGATAATGAAGTATACTGAGGGTAAAAGTAGTAAGAGTTACAGTACGAAACCCGAGGTGTACACTATGAAAATGAGAAAAACAACGACCAGTGAGCGAATAGAAATTGTCAAGGATTGTTTATCCAATAACTTATCATATGTGCAAACAGCCAAAAAATATCAAGTATCTTATAATAACGTTTACTCATGGGTTCAAAAATATAAAAAACATGGAAGTGAAGGCCTAATAGATGGGCGAGGACGCCGAAAACCTTCTACGATTCAAACTGAAACTGAACAGTTACGTACAGAAATAGCTGCTTTAAAAGCTAAAAATGAGTACTTAAAAACAGAGAATGCGGTATTAAAAAAGCTCGAGGAGATAGAAAGAGGGTCGATATTAAAAGAGCACGATATGAAGCGGAATTTCAAACCATCTCCTGCCTCAAAGAAAAAGGATTCAAAATAA
- a CDS encoding IS1380 family transposase — protein MSTLQEKQLQFNPHLVMSNDGGQLSNDSGLLLLFEFFHKIKFKELVNELLHIDDSRNYCTHDYIDLFMQVLVQLIAGYSTDSSANWLRHDPVFQQGLNKTTLGSQSMVSRFIHQLSEENIVQLQSIAKALTTIYIGQKNTQHMIIDVDSTHSDTFGKQEQTDFNTHYGTTGYHPLVAFDGLTGLFLGAELRPGNVYTSNNAEVFLADIISQHKQHSCDMFLTVRGDSGFAKPEIYELCEQEKVKYIIRLKVNARLKNMAQQKVLYGPDTDFTHKESQYFKIDYQAKSWETVRKVAVKATREAGELLFTTFEFIVSNFVDIPAQTVYKLYQKRGTMENYIKEIKHGFSFDKTDSSTFLANQARMMMSCIAYTVIHLMKELTFPDKEKKSTVATIRFKVFHIAGRLTRHARKIKVRLSTGYVFSSLFWTILENIQQLVLLH, from the coding sequence ATGTCAACTTTACAAGAAAAGCAACTACAATTCAATCCCCATTTGGTTATGTCAAACGATGGCGGTCAATTATCCAATGATTCCGGTCTCCTTTTACTCTTTGAATTTTTTCATAAGATCAAGTTCAAAGAGCTGGTTAACGAGTTATTGCATATTGACGATTCAAGAAACTATTGTACACATGACTATATTGATTTATTTATGCAGGTTCTTGTGCAGTTAATAGCCGGTTACTCAACGGATTCTTCAGCCAATTGGCTACGTCACGATCCAGTTTTTCAGCAGGGGCTAAATAAAACGACCTTAGGTTCACAGTCGATGGTTTCTCGTTTTATTCATCAACTGTCGGAGGAGAATATCGTTCAACTTCAATCAATTGCCAAGGCATTGACCACTATCTATATCGGCCAAAAAAATACACAGCATATGATCATTGACGTGGATTCTACTCACTCAGACACCTTCGGAAAACAAGAACAGACTGATTTCAATACTCACTACGGAACAACGGGTTATCATCCCTTAGTGGCTTTTGATGGACTGACTGGTCTGTTTCTGGGTGCCGAACTTCGTCCGGGCAATGTGTACACGTCTAACAATGCAGAAGTCTTTTTAGCAGACATCATCTCTCAACACAAACAGCACTCATGCGATATGTTTTTAACTGTCCGAGGGGACAGTGGCTTTGCCAAACCTGAGATCTATGAGTTATGCGAGCAAGAAAAAGTGAAGTATATTATTCGTTTAAAAGTCAATGCACGACTGAAGAACATGGCTCAACAAAAGGTCCTTTACGGACCAGATACAGACTTTACACATAAAGAATCACAGTATTTCAAGATTGATTATCAAGCTAAATCTTGGGAAACGGTTCGTAAAGTAGCTGTAAAGGCCACTCGAGAAGCTGGCGAACTCTTATTTACGACGTTTGAGTTTATCGTATCAAATTTCGTTGATATACCTGCCCAAACAGTGTACAAGCTCTACCAAAAGAGAGGGACAATGGAAAATTATATCAAAGAAATCAAACATGGTTTTTCCTTCGACAAGACCGATAGTTCAACGTTTCTTGCGAATCAGGCTCGCATGATGATGAGTTGTATTGCCTATACAGTCATTCATTTGATGAAAGAGCTAACATTCCCAGATAAAGAGAAAAAATCAACGGTGGCGACTATTCGGTTTAAAGTTTTCCACATTGCTGGAAGGCTGACACGACATGCGCGTAAAATAAAAGTCCGCTTGTCCACAGGTTACGTTTTCTCTTCACTGTTCTGGACAATATTGGAGAATATTCAACAGCTGGTTCTGTTGCATTAG
- a CDS encoding ATP-binding cassette domain-containing protein — MKILNKKMKMKFVFILTVSISVAVLNVRIPFIAKNMLNHAIDLDFKSIKKSTISLVLTIAGILIAELLRKFSMTSYKKDLINTIREKITEGLLYKPFNIFHKRKNQEYISIYNNDINEIVNNYYIQFIDILFNLFSIIIYSTSLFGLHPLIALVVLITNAIPLLIPIIFKNKLNNEKQEYLDSLRRYNISLGDIINGFLNIKTNNVEEKFKNNSKKLSNDSNKKMQKYENTNSKSQIIIGFFSYFNYISIIIVGVYLITKNLMTAGGLLAAVGVSEMLVGPVISISYQLNIFNSIKKVKTSLFEEFKIIENEEPKIYMNEDIEEIEIKNLNFKYDENHALKDINLKFEKNKKYLIYGKNGSGKSTLFKLISKIYGNYSGDILVNKRPLKKIEDKSYYEKIGIIFQKPFMFNDTLKENIFLYSNYEQNRLNQMIELMNLQRIENDIYNDKDFKDSEGNLSGGEIQKINISRVLLKKSKFLIIDEITSAFDVKSAYELEKSLLDNKNLTLLNIQHKLNRELIDLYDEIIILEDGKVKNILKNSKEKELILNEL; from the coding sequence ATGAAAATATTGAATAAAAAAATGAAAATGAAATTCGTTTTTATACTCACAGTATCAATATCAGTAGCGGTATTAAATGTAAGAATTCCATTTATAGCAAAAAATATGCTTAATCATGCAATTGATTTAGATTTTAAAAGTATCAAAAAAAGTACAATTAGTTTAGTTTTAACCATAGCAGGAATATTAATAGCAGAATTATTAAGGAAATTTAGCATGACGTCGTACAAAAAAGATCTAATTAATACAATTAGAGAAAAAATAACAGAAGGATTACTATATAAACCTTTTAATATTTTTCATAAAAGAAAAAATCAAGAGTATATTTCAATATATAATAACGATATAAACGAAATAGTAAATAATTATTATATACAGTTTATAGATATATTATTCAATTTATTCTCAATAATAATATATTCAACTTCTCTATTTGGGCTACATCCATTAATAGCATTAGTGGTATTAATTACAAATGCAATTCCATTATTAATACCTATAATTTTCAAAAATAAACTTAATAATGAAAAACAAGAATATTTAGATAGTTTAAGAAGGTACAATATATCTCTTGGAGATATAATAAATGGTTTTTTGAATATAAAAACAAACAATGTAGAAGAAAAATTCAAAAATAATTCTAAAAAATTATCTAATGATTCAAATAAAAAAATGCAAAAATATGAAAATACTAATTCGAAATCTCAAATAATTATAGGATTTTTTTCTTATTTCAACTACATATCTATAATAATAGTTGGAGTTTATTTAATAACAAAAAATCTCATGACTGCAGGAGGACTTCTTGCAGCTGTAGGGGTTTCGGAAATGCTTGTTGGCCCTGTAATAAGTATCTCCTATCAATTGAATATATTCAATAGTATAAAAAAAGTAAAAACATCTTTATTTGAAGAATTTAAAATTATAGAGAATGAAGAACCAAAAATTTATATGAATGAAGATATAGAAGAAATAGAAATAAAAAACTTAAATTTTAAATATGATGAAAATCATGCTTTGAAAGACATAAATCTTAAATTTGAGAAAAATAAAAAATATCTTATTTACGGTAAAAATGGAAGTGGTAAATCTACTTTATTTAAGTTAATATCTAAAATATATGGAAATTACTCAGGGGATATTTTGGTAAATAAAAGACCTTTAAAAAAAATAGAAGATAAATCTTATTATGAAAAAATAGGAATTATTTTTCAAAAACCTTTTATGTTTAATGATACATTAAAAGAAAATATTTTTTTATATTCAAATTATGAACAAAATAGATTAAACCAAATGATAGAATTAATGAATCTTCAAAGAATAGAAAATGATATATATAATGACAAAGATTTTAAAGATAGTGAAGGTAATTTATCTGGAGGAGAAATACAAAAGATAAATATTTCAAGAGTTCTTTTAAAGAAATCAAAATTTTTGATTATTGATGAAATAACTTCCGCATTTGATGTTAAGAGTGCATATGAATTAGAAAAATCATTATTAGATAACAAAAATCTAACTCTTTTGAATATTCAGCATAAACTGAATCGAGAATTAATAGATTTATATGATGAAATAATCATATTAGAAGATGGCAAGGTTAAAAATATATTGAAAAATTCTAAAGAAAAAGAGTTGATTTTAAATGAATTATAA
- a CDS encoding ISLre2 family transposase yields the protein MNQIIAEIASILKDSETLLDSEIRLDQYLPKVMCELVSKAIEMIDLELIHTYKEKGYDIQKTMKRTVQFSYGAVEIRRRRMRKDGEKSIVPLDEAIGLEEYIRYSPLVEMKAAKVASDGVYRKAADAINLLTPLQVSHTTVHKMVQKTGEKVQKWTDEAPSHIETPQKEKRKVPVLFIEGDGLLLKGRGEKNPELHRVQFHEGVTYVGKQKRPVLIGSQVFESTVSSKEAFKRAGQWLEAMYDIRETIIVSNSDGGSGYEKDKFEQIIGKCKKHEHFRDPYHVNEKINQRLSFDKPMIIEMRKAVSAYDKERVLSVLATTESRIEDEETRTEKEEHLRLLGAYLERNWESICPLKMRDLPVQNGIGICESNHRPYSYRMKRQGRGFSAKGAGNLASIISARKNGTLLEALRAELPAFEQTIVPEFKGAVRAVLKKIHRPSIGVKMGEIANYSSTSSPMGQLKKMFG from the coding sequence ATGAATCAAATTATAGCAGAAATTGCCAGTATATTAAAGGATTCTGAAACATTATTAGACAGTGAAATACGATTAGATCAATACCTTCCAAAAGTCATGTGTGAGCTGGTTTCCAAAGCAATCGAGATGATTGATTTGGAATTAATTCATACTTATAAAGAAAAAGGATACGATATACAGAAAACAATGAAACGTACCGTTCAGTTCTCATACGGGGCTGTTGAGATTAGGCGACGACGCATGAGAAAAGATGGCGAAAAAAGCATTGTACCATTAGATGAAGCCATCGGCTTAGAAGAGTATATTCGCTATTCACCTTTAGTTGAAATGAAAGCCGCTAAGGTTGCCTCCGATGGTGTGTATCGCAAGGCGGCTGATGCCATTAACCTCTTAACTCCGCTTCAAGTAAGTCATACAACCGTTCATAAAATGGTTCAAAAAACAGGTGAGAAAGTTCAAAAATGGACGGATGAAGCTCCGAGTCATATTGAAACACCCCAAAAAGAAAAAAGGAAAGTGCCTGTGCTGTTTATTGAAGGCGACGGGTTATTACTAAAAGGAAGAGGCGAGAAAAATCCTGAGCTTCATCGTGTTCAATTTCATGAAGGTGTGACGTACGTAGGAAAACAAAAGCGACCAGTCCTTATTGGATCCCAAGTTTTTGAAAGTACAGTATCTAGTAAAGAAGCCTTTAAACGAGCTGGGCAGTGGTTAGAAGCGATGTATGATATTCGGGAAACAATCATCGTATCCAACAGTGATGGCGGCAGCGGGTATGAAAAAGATAAATTTGAGCAGATTATTGGAAAATGCAAAAAGCATGAACACTTTAGAGATCCCTACCATGTGAATGAAAAAATAAACCAACGGTTAAGTTTTGATAAGCCTATGATTATTGAAATGAGAAAAGCTGTGAGTGCCTATGATAAAGAACGTGTTCTTAGCGTATTGGCGACGACAGAAAGTCGCATAGAAGATGAAGAAACAAGAACTGAGAAAGAAGAGCATCTCCGTCTATTAGGGGCTTATTTAGAACGCAATTGGGAAAGTATTTGTCCCTTGAAAATGCGAGACTTACCTGTCCAAAATGGAATAGGTATTTGTGAAAGTAATCATCGTCCCTACAGTTACCGTATGAAACGCCAAGGGCGTGGATTTTCAGCCAAAGGAGCTGGAAACTTAGCTTCCATTATTTCAGCTCGTAAAAACGGAACTCTTTTAGAAGCTTTGAGAGCGGAACTACCTGCATTTGAACAAACCATTGTCCCTGAATTTAAAGGGGCTGTTAGAGCTGTTTTGAAAAAGATTCATCGTCCTTCTATAGGGGTTAAAATGGGTGAAATAGCTAATTATAGTTCCACATCAAGTCCAATGGGACAACTGAAGAAAATGTTTGGGTAA
- a CDS encoding heavy-metal-associated domain-containing protein encodes MNSAKTDVLKVEGLDCPSCATTVEKALKKLKGIQSTEANFFAEKLTVTYDDSRVTLDDIADKLKKVGHPVVK; translated from the coding sequence ATGAATTCAGCAAAAACTGATGTTCTAAAAGTGGAAGGTTTGGATTGCCCTTCATGTGCAACAACAGTTGAAAAAGCTTTGAAAAAATTAAAGGGAATTCAAAGTACAGAGGCTAACTTTTTTGCGGAAAAATTAACTGTAACTTATGATGATTCCAGAGTAACTCTTGACGACATTGCTGATAAATTAAAAAAAGTAGGTCACCCTGTAGTTAAATAA
- a CDS encoding IS3 family transposase has protein sequence MKKARGDRKRVDIKRARYEAEFQTISCLKEKGFKITLLCQVLGVSRAGYYKWLKRKPTAEEIRLNNIMKTIIDVNEEVNGIYGYRRMTIYLNHYCEEKANHKCVYRVMTHLGIKSVIRKKRYHYKPHKPQNVAENVLNREFKKMYKANEVLLTDVTELKYNNHSKAYLSAVLDYGEKKIIAWKLGISNNNHLVAETFKQIEGQLLPNKTLIHSDRGYQYTSHWFKEYIKRNEVIQSMSRPGYCIDNGPMESFWGILKDECYRRKHFETFEDLEDAINTYIEFYNSKRVSLSMGLKIPVNTK, from the coding sequence ATTAAAAAAGCTCGAGGAGATAGAAAGAGGGTCGATATTAAAAGAGCACGATATGAAGCGGAATTTCAAACCATCTCCTGCCTCAAAGAAAAAGGATTCAAAATAACTCTTTTATGTCAGGTATTAGGGGTTAGTCGTGCTGGATATTATAAGTGGTTAAAACGAAAGCCGACGGCTGAGGAAATACGCTTAAATAATATCATGAAGACAATTATTGACGTGAATGAAGAAGTTAATGGTATATATGGATATAGGAGAATGACGATTTATTTAAATCACTATTGTGAGGAGAAAGCTAATCATAAATGTGTATACAGAGTAATGACTCATTTAGGTATAAAATCAGTTATTCGTAAGAAACGATACCACTATAAACCGCATAAACCACAAAATGTAGCTGAAAATGTGTTAAATCGCGAATTCAAAAAAATGTATAAAGCAAATGAAGTCCTGTTAACTGATGTAACAGAATTAAAATACAATAACCACTCTAAAGCCTATTTGAGTGCAGTTTTGGATTATGGTGAGAAGAAAATTATTGCGTGGAAATTAGGAATTTCCAATAACAACCACCTCGTAGCTGAAACATTTAAGCAAATTGAAGGTCAACTGTTACCAAATAAGACCTTGATACATAGTGATCGTGGTTATCAGTATACTTCCCATTGGTTCAAAGAATATATAAAGAGAAATGAGGTTATACAAAGTATGTCGAGACCAGGCTATTGTATTGATAACGGGCCTATGGAAAGTTTCTGGGGCATCCTTAAGGATGAATGTTATAGAAGAAAGCACTTTGAAACTTTTGAAGACCTAGAGGATGCTATTAATACTTACATTGAATTCTATAACTCAAAACGGGTTTCTTTGTCTATGGGGTTAAAGATACCAGTGAATACTAAATAG